One Tolypothrix bouteillei VB521301 DNA window includes the following coding sequences:
- a CDS encoding FMN-dependent NADH-azoreductase produces the protein MAHILHIDSSPRGERSFSRKFATEFVSAWKNTYPGDTVTYRDLGHNPVPHVDEAWIASAFTPPDARTPELVKAIEVSDLLVDEFLAADRYVFGVPMYNFNIPSIFKAYIDQIVRAGRTFAVDANGGFKGLVEGKKMLIVTARGGDFSPGSPAAPYDYQEPFLRAIFGFLGITDITFINVQNLGAGEDARQASLAKAQDAVKEAVASW, from the coding sequence ATGGCGCATATCTTACATATTGACTCAAGTCCTCGTGGAGAACGTTCCTTTTCGCGCAAGTTTGCGACTGAGTTTGTCTCAGCTTGGAAAAACACCTATCCAGGGGATACAGTAACTTACCGGGATTTAGGTCACAATCCCGTACCTCATGTAGACGAAGCATGGATTGCGTCAGCTTTTACTCCGCCAGATGCTCGCACACCCGAACTTGTGAAAGCCATTGAAGTATCCGATCTCTTGGTAGATGAGTTTTTGGCTGCTGACCGTTATGTGTTTGGCGTGCCAATGTATAACTTTAATATTCCCTCTATCTTCAAAGCCTATATTGACCAGATCGTGCGTGCTGGTCGTACCTTTGCTGTTGATGCTAATGGTGGTTTTAAAGGGTTAGTTGAAGGCAAAAAGATGCTGATTGTAACAGCCAGAGGTGGCGACTTTTCACCTGGAAGCCCTGCTGCACCATACGACTATCAAGAACCTTTCTTAAGAGCAATTTTCGGATTTCTTGGAATTACAGACATTACATTCATCAACGTGCAAAACCTTGGGGCGGGTGAAGATGCTCGTCAAGCT
- a CDS encoding winged helix-turn-helix transcriptional regulator, protein MEAKAENHSRLTCEVETTLRVIGGRWKVLIIRELMLGVKRFGELQRALDGITQKMLTQQLREMEEDGIISRKVYPQIPPKVEYSLTPLGESLQPILYAMHEWGVKHLSQVNLTREA, encoded by the coding sequence ATGGAAGCTAAAGCGGAAAACCACAGCAGGTTAACTTGTGAAGTGGAAACCACTCTTAGAGTCATTGGTGGACGCTGGAAAGTTTTGATTATTCGAGAATTGATGCTAGGTGTCAAACGCTTTGGCGAATTACAACGGGCTTTAGATGGAATTACTCAAAAAATGCTAACTCAGCAACTTCGGGAGATGGAAGAGGATGGAATTATCTCTCGCAAAGTTTATCCGCAAATTCCTCCCAAAGTAGAATATTCTTTAACTCCTCTGGGTGAAAGTCTGCAACCAATTCTTTATGCGATGCATGAATGGGGTGTCAAACATCTTTCTCAAGTCAACTTGACTCGCGAAGCGTAA
- a CDS encoding salt stress protein, Slr1339 family, whose amino-acid sequence MDSIDKLLAELKANYEQPKPEQSQQVPTNAIANYEQPKPEQSQQVPTNAIAIPLSKATNPIDNLLEQVKAEFEQKDLALEWERQEQIQQEQIQLLEIEAKKIETLKKQAQDWLDKLDPYSPEGLWFERFSEGYPSKIEAAIEYLQNNS is encoded by the coding sequence ATGGATTCTATTGATAAATTACTAGCTGAACTAAAAGCGAATTACGAACAGCCCAAACCAGAACAAAGCCAGCAAGTTCCTACAAACGCGATAGCGAATTACGAACAGCCCAAACCAGAACAAAGCCAGCAAGTTCCTACAAACGCGATCGCTATACCGCTATCAAAAGCGACAAATCCTATTGATAATCTTCTAGAACAAGTTAAGGCTGAGTTTGAGCAAAAAGACTTAGCTTTGGAATGGGAACGACAGGAACAGATACAACAAGAGCAAATTCAGCTTTTAGAAATCGAAGCTAAAAAGATAGAAACTTTAAAAAAGCAAGCTCAGGATTGGCTGGATAAACTAGATCCATATTCACCTGAAGGTCTTTGGTTTGAACGATTTTCTGAAGGTTATCCTTCAAAAATAGAGGCGGCGATTGAGTATTTGCAAAACAATAGCTGA
- a CDS encoding vWA domain-containing protein, giving the protein MLQNRDYTLIIDKSGSMATPDQKGGKSRWATAEESTFALATKCEQFDPDGITVYLFSGKFKRYENVTASKVTQIFQENDPAGSTDLAGVLQHALDNYFQRKSANQTKENGETILVVTDGEPDDRKAVMKVIIEASRRMDRDEELAISFIQVGKDAQATRFLKVLDDELQGAGAKFDICDTITMDDMEDMSLSEVLLNAIND; this is encoded by the coding sequence ATGTTACAAAACCGAGATTATACCTTGATAATCGATAAAAGTGGCAGTATGGCAACCCCAGACCAAAAAGGGGGAAAAAGTCGATGGGCTACAGCAGAAGAATCGACCTTTGCTTTAGCAACTAAATGCGAACAGTTTGACCCTGACGGTATTACTGTTTATCTCTTTTCTGGAAAGTTCAAGCGTTATGAAAATGTCACTGCTAGTAAGGTGACACAAATTTTTCAAGAGAACGATCCCGCAGGAAGTACGGACTTAGCAGGCGTACTGCAACATGCTCTTGATAATTATTTCCAACGCAAGAGCGCCAATCAAACAAAGGAAAATGGAGAGACAATTTTAGTCGTTACAGATGGCGAACCGGACGATCGCAAAGCGGTTATGAAGGTCATTATTGAAGCTTCTCGCCGTATGGATCGGGATGAAGAATTAGCCATTTCTTTTATTCAAGTGGGTAAAGATGCTCAAGCAACCCGGTTTTTGAAAGTTCTAGATGATGAACTGCAAGGAGCGGGTGCAAAGTTTGACATTTGCGACACCATTACTATGGATGATATGGAAGATATGAGTCTATCTGAAGTCCTGCTGAATGCTATAAATGATTAA
- a CDS encoding vWA domain-containing protein, giving the protein MMSDRDYTLILDKSGSMSTPDQAGGRSRWDIAQESTLALARKCEQFDPDGITVYVFSGKFKRYEEVTSAKVAQIFMENDPAGTTNLAGVLLHATQNYFQRKAAGKTKPNGETILIVTDGEPDDRKAVFEVIIDATRKMDRDEELGISIIQVGSDPQATKFLKALDDQLQSVGAKFDICDTLTLEDLEDMSLADVLMNAITD; this is encoded by the coding sequence ATGATGAGCGATCGCGATTACACCTTAATCTTAGATAAAAGTGGCAGCATGTCTACACCCGACCAAGCGGGTGGTAGAAGCAGATGGGATATAGCGCAAGAATCTACACTCGCATTAGCCAGAAAGTGCGAGCAATTCGACCCCGATGGCATTACCGTTTACGTATTTTCTGGAAAATTCAAACGTTACGAAGAAGTCACTTCCGCTAAAGTGGCTCAGATATTTATGGAAAACGACCCAGCAGGTACAACCAATTTAGCGGGTGTTTTGCTGCATGCCACTCAAAATTACTTTCAACGCAAAGCTGCGGGTAAAACAAAACCAAACGGAGAAACGATTCTGATTGTCACCGACGGCGAACCAGACGATCGCAAAGCAGTCTTTGAAGTTATCATCGATGCAACTCGCAAGATGGATCGCGATGAAGAATTAGGAATTTCGATTATTCAAGTAGGTTCCGATCCCCAAGCAACTAAGTTTTTGAAAGCTTTGGATGACCAGTTGCAAAGTGTTGGTGCGAAGTTTGATATCTGCGATACCTTGACTCTAGAAGATTTAGAAGATATGAGTCTTGCAGATGTTTTAATGAATGCAATTACTGATTAG
- a CDS encoding cupin 2 conserved barrel domain protein translates to MFIVNTDTVVKVDPNNPPNYHQGNPLQKLLNLMEQAQLAVEREFYLMEHAQYLFPFEWLSIYGPSGNQADIVEPTQQDNKEDFQKQNIRDFRSTDTFLVRGLVRVGDSVVPFLRVSYRGGPDSKLSVASERKLGEKIKLWIKVGDVITPSLIGVPYNPASDRYEVELWGYPGSDLFERLDTKGRKAIERLELQVRTDLVHGDMSAFVRRSELNGRHVEDIDPKNTMHPILPLHVELAWTDFDERAWDAQNGANYHYEFNMILRGWDNYLETGISSSPHSGPGFLEYRNLLSNYGRKSQKLGDIDRNGNRINELGRLLNPWSFNAFDSKNHGSDSEPFFAVNYVDLNILKSGCGIGLHRHRDNQEIFFLVSGQGFMVMGDWCKMPQRERCFEIRTFRPGYLTMLKPGNLHGLMNSTDRDMTLFSFGGYD, encoded by the coding sequence ATGTTTATCGTTAATACCGATACTGTTGTCAAAGTTGACCCCAATAATCCACCCAACTACCATCAGGGTAATCCACTTCAGAAGTTGCTGAACTTGATGGAACAGGCGCAACTTGCGGTTGAGCGGGAATTCTACCTAATGGAGCACGCTCAATATCTATTTCCTTTTGAATGGCTGAGCATATACGGTCCTTCTGGGAATCAAGCCGACATCGTTGAACCTACCCAACAGGATAACAAAGAAGATTTTCAAAAGCAGAACATTAGAGATTTTCGCAGTACAGACACCTTCTTAGTTCGCGGTTTGGTAAGAGTGGGAGACTCGGTCGTACCGTTTCTGCGAGTGTCTTATCGCGGTGGTCCCGACTCCAAACTTTCCGTTGCAAGCGAGCGCAAGCTGGGTGAAAAGATTAAACTTTGGATTAAGGTCGGAGATGTCATCACCCCTTCCTTAATCGGCGTACCTTATAACCCAGCCAGCGATCGCTATGAAGTCGAATTGTGGGGTTATCCCGGTAGTGACTTGTTCGAGCGGTTAGATACCAAAGGACGTAAAGCCATCGAGCGTCTCGAACTCCAAGTTCGCACCGACTTAGTACACGGCGATATGTCAGCATTCGTGCGTCGCAGCGAACTCAACGGGCGACACGTTGAGGACATTGACCCCAAAAATACCATGCACCCCATCTTACCGTTGCATGTAGAACTTGCGTGGACAGACTTTGACGAACGAGCTTGGGATGCTCAAAACGGGGCTAACTACCATTACGAATTCAACATGATTCTGCGCGGTTGGGACAATTACTTAGAAACTGGTATCAGTTCTAGCCCTCACAGCGGTCCCGGCTTTTTGGAGTACCGCAACCTTTTGTCTAACTATGGCAGAAAATCCCAGAAATTGGGCGATATCGATCGCAATGGTAACAGAATTAACGAACTGGGTCGCTTGTTAAATCCGTGGAGTTTCAACGCCTTCGATTCCAAAAATCATGGGAGTGATTCCGAACCATTCTTTGCAGTCAATTACGTTGACCTCAATATTCTGAAGTCAGGATGCGGTATCGGCTTACACCGCCACAGAGATAACCAAGAAATCTTTTTCTTAGTCAGCGGTCAAGGTTTTATGGTGATGGGAGACTGGTGTAAAATGCCTCAAAGAGAGCGATGTTTTGAAATTCGCACGTTTCGTCCCGGATACCTGACAATGCTCAAACCCGGTAATCTTCACGGATTGATGAATTCTACAGATCGAGATATGACTCTGTTTTCTTTTGGTGGATACGATTAA
- a CDS encoding cupin domain-containing protein, translating to MDPKFNEIFTSPWNEVFKVVSFPDRIYHAQYLNATRCSRYRYNVQEVRSYLDIIVLKGEVYLDGQFLCNFLRVEYKSSRLIEQSREKKRLVEDELIGWIKVIPENLENVAEARVKLHYCDWTDAYQVEIWETLEAPGNTNHDYRVLDQMGYNRPITRVREFSGALQDIKAIKQVELAFRESDRHLPMGYPISDNNAAWDNGYTSTHQEPRSPEPSAPENTVSDRNYLLDFQRGWFLQTQDIEPVRYRNIMMDRDDPASKNIIEMRWIVQRELGGSMVYFHEVTVPPGAEHGAHQHIGSEEVYYITEGEGIAYLRVGDDPATDKYPTVERDVMGLGKKDFKELPVKSGSVVFTKSGGMHGIRNASTQPLKFVAFLYHTV from the coding sequence ATGGACCCAAAATTTAACGAGATTTTCACTAGCCCTTGGAACGAAGTTTTTAAGGTTGTCTCTTTCCCAGATCGCATTTACCACGCCCAATATCTAAATGCGACTCGGTGCTCGCGATACCGCTATAACGTACAAGAAGTTCGCTCTTATTTAGATATCATTGTTTTGAAGGGCGAAGTTTACTTAGATGGTCAGTTTTTGTGCAACTTCTTGCGAGTAGAGTACAAGAGCAGTCGCCTGATAGAACAATCGCGGGAGAAAAAGCGGCTTGTTGAAGATGAATTGATTGGTTGGATTAAGGTGATACCTGAAAATTTGGAGAACGTTGCTGAAGCCAGAGTCAAGCTGCACTATTGCGATTGGACTGATGCTTACCAAGTGGAGATTTGGGAAACTCTTGAAGCACCCGGTAACACGAACCACGACTACCGGGTTCTCGACCAAATGGGTTACAACCGACCAATTACGCGAGTCCGGGAGTTTAGTGGAGCTTTGCAAGATATCAAAGCTATCAAGCAAGTCGAGTTAGCTTTTCGGGAGAGCGATCGCCACTTGCCCATGGGTTATCCCATCAGCGATAATAATGCTGCTTGGGACAACGGCTACACGAGCACGCATCAAGAACCCCGCAGCCCGGAACCCAGTGCGCCAGAAAACACTGTTTCCGATCGAAATTATCTTCTTGATTTCCAACGGGGTTGGTTCTTGCAAACTCAAGACATCGAACCCGTGCGATATCGCAATATTATGATGGATCGTGACGACCCAGCAAGTAAAAATATTATTGAAATGCGCTGGATCGTGCAGCGAGAACTTGGCGGTTCCATGGTATATTTCCATGAAGTCACCGTTCCTCCTGGAGCAGAGCATGGTGCTCACCAACACATCGGTTCGGAAGAAGTTTATTACATTACTGAAGGTGAAGGAATTGCATACCTTCGTGTAGGGGACGATCCTGCAACAGATAAATACCCAACCGTTGAACGTGACGTTATGGGTTTGGGTAAAAAAGATTTCAAAGAACTTCCTGTAAAATCCGGGAGTGTCGTCTTCACTAAGAGTGGTGGAATGCACGGTATTCGCAACGCCAGCACTCAACCACTGAAGTTTGTCGCTTTCCTTTACCACACTGTATAA
- a CDS encoding GMC family oxidoreductase: MQTQFDVVIIGSGAGGAPIAHTLVQAGKSVLILEKGPLLKPQYQNPDGLSDFKRDELFADGPAKRIKHDVANKGEAFYSSHVEPDINDEPHIYEDNGNQLATIEGYTAQVVGGGTQLYGAVSLRFTPLDLRLQSFNAGRADLKEDPNGDVQTEARDWAISYEDLEPYYAKAERLVGINGTRQNQLKPFSSDNYQPPLEPNPISSYAKIGMEWLGKTTGNKEPALPYRTPLAVITRDHEPSGRKVPSDPETIKTSYVNRYGCPLGLKSNTWVSLLSPIANNPNFEIRPNCFVARLECQGAKVNRVVYFDPSGKERSVEGKLVIVACSAIESVRLLQISALHDPQEFGRRIHQNDLLGKYFLTHCFGGASAIVPKRSDKSIALDADWAIDCCATEEFIKSRGLWAGAAIYNNTSDRALPVSLARTHRSTDLDTLWKGFIEDTDLVGDRLANFLDNTVGKGLSVSFMANQVPLKRNRIELHPSIKDKWGLPVAFIRKTWHSHDRFLMNEIALCCRQVLEHSADLNGEKLQIEGHGGVYQAPNGIARIANHILGGARFGSDRNDSVLDPNCRAWDFDNLYVTDGSFMPTSGSANPTLTIQANSFRVADELLKRL; this comes from the coding sequence ATGCAAACACAATTTGATGTCGTCATAATTGGAAGTGGTGCTGGCGGTGCGCCTATCGCCCACACATTAGTCCAAGCAGGAAAGTCTGTACTCATACTAGAAAAAGGTCCGCTGTTAAAACCGCAGTATCAAAATCCTGACGGGTTGAGTGATTTCAAACGCGACGAACTGTTTGCTGATGGACCGGCAAAACGCATTAAGCATGATGTTGCTAATAAGGGTGAAGCATTTTACTCCAGCCACGTAGAACCTGATATTAATGATGAACCCCATATTTATGAAGACAATGGAAACCAACTTGCCACGATTGAAGGTTATACGGCGCAAGTGGTTGGTGGTGGAACTCAACTCTATGGTGCTGTCTCTTTAAGATTTACCCCTCTAGATTTGCGCTTGCAAAGCTTCAACGCCGGACGCGCGGATTTGAAGGAAGACCCCAACGGCGATGTTCAAACGGAAGCGAGAGATTGGGCAATTAGTTATGAAGATTTGGAACCATACTACGCCAAAGCCGAACGTTTGGTAGGTATTAACGGGACTCGACAAAACCAACTCAAACCTTTCAGCAGCGATAACTATCAACCACCTCTAGAACCAAACCCTATTAGCAGTTATGCAAAAATAGGTATGGAATGGCTGGGCAAAACCACGGGAAATAAAGAACCAGCCTTACCCTACCGCACTCCTTTGGCAGTGATTACTCGCGATCACGAACCGAGCGGACGTAAGGTTCCTAGCGATCCGGAGACAATTAAAACGAGCTATGTCAACCGTTATGGATGTCCTTTAGGGCTGAAATCCAACACTTGGGTATCGCTGTTAAGCCCGATCGCCAACAATCCCAACTTTGAAATCAGACCGAATTGTTTTGTTGCTCGCTTGGAGTGTCAGGGAGCGAAAGTGAATCGAGTAGTGTATTTCGATCCGAGTGGGAAAGAGCGTTCTGTTGAAGGCAAGTTAGTTATTGTCGCATGTTCGGCAATTGAATCAGTCCGATTGTTACAAATCTCCGCGTTACACGACCCTCAAGAGTTTGGTCGTCGCATTCATCAAAACGATCTCCTTGGTAAATACTTCCTCACTCACTGCTTTGGCGGTGCAAGTGCGATCGTACCAAAGCGCAGTGATAAATCAATTGCTCTGGATGCTGACTGGGCTATCGACTGCTGTGCGACAGAAGAGTTTATCAAAAGTCGGGGACTCTGGGCTGGGGCTGCTATCTACAACAATACTTCAGACAGAGCGTTACCCGTTTCGCTGGCTCGGACTCACCGCAGTACGGACCTCGATACTCTTTGGAAAGGTTTTATTGAAGATACCGATTTAGTTGGCGATCGATTGGCGAACTTCTTGGACAACACGGTGGGGAAAGGATTATCTGTCAGTTTTATGGCAAACCAAGTCCCTTTAAAGCGCAACCGCATCGAACTTCATCCCTCTATTAAAGATAAATGGGGTCTTCCTGTTGCATTTATTAGAAAGACATGGCATTCCCACGACCGATTCTTAATGAATGAAATAGCACTCTGTTGTCGCCAAGTGTTGGAACACTCCGCCGATCTTAACGGTGAGAAGTTGCAAATTGAAGGACATGGCGGAGTGTATCAAGCACCTAATGGAATTGCACGTATTGCCAATCATATTCTGGGTGGAGCACGCTTTGGAAGCGATCGCAATGACTCGGTGTTAGACCCAAATTGCCGTGCTTGGGATTTTGATAACCTCTATGTGACTGATGGTTCTTTCATGCCAACATCAGGGAGTGCTAACCCTACCCTGACTATCCAAGCAAATTCCTTCCGCGTAGCTGATGAATTACTAAAGAGGCTTTAA